The Palaemon carinicauda isolate YSFRI2023 chromosome 24, ASM3689809v2, whole genome shotgun sequence nucleotide sequence aCAGGAGACAAGCGAATACCGCTTTAAACCCTGGTCATTGGAATAATACACTACTTTgaagagaatttacataaaacaaataaatcactcgaaatattaagtctgaacaaaacttagattaagacgaaaattttacgatctgaaaattatttaataagttgctttaaatgttaaatctgaatagaccttagactaagacaaaagaaaaacttatgaaaattatacaatcacttgtttcaattgaaatatatatatatatatatatatatatatatatatatatatatatatatatatatatatatatatatacatatacactgtatatgagtgtgtgggtgtgtgtattcaacaactaaccacaTCCATGTAAATAAcctgctaatggaaaaatcaacagaatatgacaaaccactgtgtatgcCATTATAaagtatgagaaagcttttgattccgtcaaaagctcagcagtaatgaaaacccctcagagacaagaaatagatgaatcttatgttagaactcttgaagatatctacagtatatagaaagtacagctatcctaaaactacataaagatagtgagaaaatttcaattgagaaaaggagttagacaaggagaccctatctctcctaaattattcacagcatgcctagaagtttttaaaaatataaattaggaaaatgtaggaattaatataaatgggGTATACCTTAAAAATttgagatttgctgatgacatagttgTTTTAGGTGAATCAGGAGAGGAATTgtaaaaaatgataaaagattcgaatagagaaatataggactgaaaatgaatatgagtaaaactaagagcgtgttctatgaaaatgcagtgacaacaaataagggttatgaacaaacctttaaagattgttaacgaatatacatacttagcatacttaggacagacagtgtttccccagaacaagagaccaaaattaaaagaaggataagcatgagatggagaccttttggtaaacaaaatgagattatgaaatgtaaaatgccactttctctagaaaagaaaagtatttaatcagatggtccaaccagttttaacttatgcatcaaaaacttggagtcttactaaagccttaggacataagctatttacaactcaaagagctatggaaagaataatgatgggattaacaccaagAGACCGAAAAaggacaacatggatacgagagcaaactaaagtagaggatattctaacaacgtgtgaaataaagaaatggacatgggcacggcatataatgagagtgacataaTAGACGGACAATAAGAATGAttgaaagggtccctagagattgcaaaaaaccaggggaaaggaagagaagatgatggattgaggagctaagaaaatttgctgatatagacttgcatagaaagacaataCACAGACACGAATGGAAGAACATCtctgagacctttttcctgcagtgcaCTAGCCAAAGATGATATAAGAACACAGTATGTACAGCCCGCGGTAAGCGAGGGTCACCCAATCTCATAGAGACCAAAGCGACTGGAAAGCCCAGAATGTGTGAAAGGAAAAGTGACAACAACTGGTGAAAGAATGGTTCCAAGTATTGTCTAGTTAACGGAAAATTGGGTATTTTAAACAGCATGTATGGTCTGCACTTCGACAATtcctatatttaaaaaaacaattaaatgcgTTCTATTATTTACGCCAAAAAGATCTATCATTAAAAATTGGTCTTAAAAAATGTACCGTCATGCCTACAACCAAATTATACTGATTATatcattaactagaggggcactcagtagagcgcagacctctgccgcggcagcttatttccagaccttttgctcgaccttaaccttgacctttgacattaacatgtattaattggcgtggattttcatacactcaaatatgaaccaagtttgaagtctctgtgacaacgatgtccaaacttatggctgattacgtgaattggacattatgctttACCGTGACCctgtcctttgaccttgaccttccaaaatttattcgtTCCCAGCTTATTACTTGACAGTTAagccctgcaagttttattactctacgattaaaattgtggccaggaagctgttcataaacaaacaaacacacacataaacagaggtggaaacataaactccttccaacttcgttggcggaggtaataatgaaggGAAAAGTAATTATGTCAAGAGAAAGATTTAGAAATTTGAGATTCTcggatggaaaaaaaaattatccaaaacgTAATTCAAAATATTAAAGATGGAATGACGTagggttttattaatattattatcattattattattactatccaagctacaaccctagttgaaaaagcaagatgctatacgcccaagggctccaattgggaaaaatagcccagtgaggaaaggaaataaggaaataaataaacgatgagaaataattaacaataaatcattgtaaaaacagtaacaacgtcaaaacagatatgtcatatataaactataaaaggacttatgtcagcctgttcaacataaaaacatttgctgcaactttgaacttttgaagttctactaactccactacccgattgggaagatcattccacaacttggccacagctggaataaaacttcaagaatactgtgtagtattgagcctcatgatggagaaggcctggctgttagaattaactgcataaggAAAACCCCGATGTACTGTATAACTCTGTACAACTAAATTATAGATAGAAAtgatggaaaaaaattattttcgatCAAATTGCAACAACGACTGATTATGAGAACAAAATCcgcttgaaaaaaaaagttacgagACGGAATTGTTTACAGAACAATCTAATAATTTTCTTTtcggtaggtctctctctctctctctctctctctctctctctctctctctctctctctctctctctctctctctctcatatatatatatatatatatatatatatatatatatatatatatatatatatatatatatatatatatatatatatatatgtgtacattatatatgtatatgtatatatatgtatgtatatatatagtatatatatgtatgtgtatatatatatatatatatatatatatatatatatatatatatgaacatatatcacaagcacacgtgattttaattaatgtaaatatcacccacgaatggcatttaataccgaatcctatcttgggaatatatatatccagaagctgttaccataaaatgaattccaagtggatatatattcccaagataggatttggtattaaatgccattcgtgggtgatatatatatatatatatatatatatatatatatatatatatatatatatatatatatatatatatatatatatatatatatatactgtatatatatatatatatatatatactgtatatatatatatatatacatatatatgtatatatatacatatatatatacaagaaaatttCATAACAAGACGAATACCAAGTTATGGTGAACAGCCATACCATTCGTAAAGAATTAATCAACATTTGTCAATCCGTTCAATACAGTCTTActagcattattattactactattatcattactagctaagctacaaccttagtacgaaaagcaggctgctaaaaggcctagggctccaacaaggaaagtagcccagcgaggaaattaaacaaacaaataaatagataaacaaataaataaataaataaataaataaataaataaacaaataaataaataaatagacaaaatATAAAACATCTGAAGATCAGGAAGAACGTTAAAATAGttccgtcatatataaactacgaagtgACTTACGACAGAGATTTATGACAATTCTTTCGACAtgaaaacatttttgttttcaagaaaaatatctaagTTTAGCTCCGTATCGATTCCATGGCAGAGGAATATAAATCATGTACAACTGGGTGTACAACTGAACAAACGGTTTCACTACGAGCGAAAAAAAAGCGTACGTCTCCTGTAACTCAGCAACGCTAGAAACCAGACTCAAAACATTGGTGGAGTGtacatataacatcatcatcatcagccgttactattccactgcagggttcctggttccttattgctcacaccgcaaaatagatagatagataggtgatgAAATAGGACTAGTTACTGCCATTGTTCAAGGTTAAAATATGTATTGAGATAGGACTGGTTACCAAAATGTGCTGAAATAGGACTAGTTACTGCCATGTATTGAGATAGGACTGGTTACCAAAATGTGCTGAAATAGGACTAGTTACTGCCATGTATTGAGATAGGACTGGTTACCAAAATGTGCTGAAATAGGACTAGTTACTGCCATGTATTGAGATAGGACTGGTTACCAAAATGTGCTGAAATAGGACTAGTTACTGCCATGTATTGAGATAGGACTGGTTACCAAAATGTGCtgaaatagatagataggtgtaaatcttctaagcttattcttattgttatcaagCTTATATTACccgtgccttaaataaattaatacaataatgagattctcaatctttacttttatcccattctaccttgaaattagataggataacaccctgctatcatcagttttggcaacttgttgtggtcagtttggacttcttaaattcttctttcatagcATTGCCCTaactataaatgcagccagatccctgctaggatttttcagcttacacttatgtctacattcattagctgtcctaattttgggcataaaaataaatgttcggtagtatcttcccctttgcataggtcacacaaattatcttcatattttccctgacattcgcttttaaattgagcatatttaatcttgtcttcattacaagggacgccttatccagattcatttctctgatataaggctgtgggtcatttccttcaataaatcttgatttttctcatcactttctttttttcttcaggacaaaaacctcagatgTGTCCTTCCACTCATTTGTACGCTTACGGTCTTCTTATACCAatctataacagcaaattttcttacctcgtccatccatcgtcttctctttcttgtcttgcttcttttataatttgtatcttatttctctttatcttgtttttttaagtttttatagtttataaagtataTGGATGATATaaattaatgttactattcttaaaatattttattttgattgtttaatacttctcttctagtttatttatttccttgtttcctttcctcactgggctatttttccctattggagcccttgggcttatagcatcttgttttttttttttttcaaactaaggatgtagcttagtttgtaataataataataataataataataataataataataataataataataatgttattctgtcattctaattatatatcCTATATCAGTTGACCCTTAATCCGTTATATTTAACGGGTGGATAATACTTATACTAACTCcagttttatttcaagtattttatgtTCACGTATAGTCAGGATCTTAAGTGGTTTAGTAGGCCTACAGTGAACTAGCAAAATTATAGAATGATACCGAGTTTTGCTAGAAGGATTTCGCTTATTGTCCTCGTGAAGTTAGAAGATTATTCAAATCTGCGGCTGAGTTCCATGCGTCATTTCCAAAGACCAGTAGGCCTACTGAgactatgaatatactgtatatattccgtGGATACAAtattcttgaaataataataaataacaagaaaACCTACTGTAACGGCAACAGTTGTATCATTATAATTACCGtaaataaagaaaaaccaacaTATTTCCCCTTTTGGTAACCAGACCTATCTCAATACATATTTTAACCTAGAACAATGGCAGTAACTAGTCCTATTTCAGCACATTTTGGTAACCAGTCCTATCTCAATACATATTTTGACCTTGAACAATGGCAGTAACTAGTCTTATTTCAGCACATTTTGGTAACCAGTCCTATCTCAATACATATTTTGACCTTGAACAATGGCAGTAACTAGTCTTATTTCAGCACATTTTGGTAACCAGTCCTATCTCAATACATATTTTGACCTTGAACAATGGCAGTAACTAGTCTTATTTCAGCACATTTTGGTAACCAGTCCTATCTCAATACATATTTTGACCTTGAACAATGGCAGTAACTAGTCTTATTTCAGCACATTTTGGTAACCAGTCCTATCTCAATACATATTTTAACCTAGAACAATGGCAGTAACTAGTCCTATTTCAGCACATTCTTTAACCTAGAACAATAATTATAAGTATGCCTATTTCAGCACATTAACCtagaaatataaaaatgattaGGCCTATTCTAACACATTCTTATGGTCGTAGCTTGGTTATTCACTCTCACGTAGCATTATTTAATTCATGCACCTTCACGCCCAAAGCACCACCAGAACAACAACAGAAATCGATCAATCAATAAGACGCCCACTTCCCCATTCCTAAACAAACTACTAAAGAACAACTCCATTATCCCGCCCGAACCACCCATGCATTATtaataaaagcaaaaaagaaaaaaaaactctccttTCTCCCTTGTCCAGTGAGTGATCAATACTGTACTGTCCCAGCGCCACTACAGCTATCGGTCTAGCTAGACACCTACAGTCCTAGAGGTATACCATGGAGAAGCTAAAGGAACTTTCTTCATTTGGGTGACCTGTGACCCCATTCGAGATCATGTGAAGCGAGATGACCTACCTCACCGACAGCATGGGATTGGTTAGCAGTATAAGACAGACGGTGAGTGTCTTTATTAAATGAAGCTtgcagatctcttgcttgagggtacactcaggcatactattctatcttatttcacttgtttttttttttagtttttatagtttatataagaaagatctatataaatgttactgttcttgaaatgttttatattaattgttcattacttgtcttgtttcctttccttggacctataacatcctactttttcaattggggttgtagcttggataataataataataataataataataataataataataataataataataataataaaagtgcgtAAGATTCAAAACTCACAAGAATATAGGTTTTAAAAACACTGGAAATATTTCTAGGACAATCATTTATCATGAATTAGTAGGCCCACAATAAAAACTTTTCCCTAcattattgatataataaaattTTGGCGAATGAATGACGGCAGGCCTACAATTTCTTAAAAAACAAATTAGTAATATTACTCGTTTTGTAATCATTAGTTTTTTTTCCATTACAAACATGTTCTTGTAACTATTTACACTTGAGAGGTGGAAAACAAATGATGTTCAAGAACTACCATATAGTTAGGTAAAAAATCTCTAAAATAGACTACaagtataataaatgaaatattctaaccatgacactacaaaatcaaaccattgttctcttgtcatggatagtgacatagcctctgtaccatggtcttccactgtcttgggttagagttctcttgcttgagggtacactcgggcacactattccatctagtttctcttcctcttgttttgttaaagtatttaaagtttagaaatatttattttaatgttgttactgtccttaaaatatttcattttccttgtttcctttcctcactgggctattttccctgttggggcccctgggcttatggcatccagcttttccaactagggttgctgcttagcaagtaataataataataataataataataataataataataatgttacgaaTAGGCCTATCATCAATAAACTTTTCACTTCCCAAGACCTGGCTCAGACAAAAGTATGCAAGGTGACCTCATTTCAAAAGGAGTCAAAATTTCCGGTTAAGTGACCTTCAAGTCACCATTCCTAAATCAACATTGTTGACAAATATTGCAATTATGTAAAATCATTACTCTACAACTATGGAAATGGTCACTTACAGCGTTAAAGGCATCTTCTCGCTAGGCCTAAGATTCTCTCGGCTGACTCCGGGAAATTCAGGTGTACATTTTCCTGCAAGAGAAGAACTTGTTACAACAATCACTACCTTATAAAATACCCTTTATCACAAATGGTCTTTTCAACTTCACCAAATTTCATGTGTTGAATATCCTTACCAATATTATTCTCCAAATAAATTCAAACTTGAAAGCAGGCTTAAGCGATAAAACATAGTGAACTTCAATAAGGTCTATCTTGATATACACTATATCCCTATTGATATTTCACAATCTCCAAATGGCAGTTTTTCTGACACAAGATTTTCCAACCCTACTTAACAATTCCTTTGATATCTTAGGAATTATCGCAAGAGGTATAAAGAGTTAGAATTGAATCTTGAGATAATATGGCTTTGAATAACATACATGATCATTTATTTCCCTTTTGGTAGTTGTTGTACAGTATTCTTAATTCTTTTAATATGATGTTCGTCAATTGTTTTTGCGCAATTTGGATACTGTTACGTCTAATATATGTTTTACAGACATGCACACTTTTCCTCTACTTGTTCTATGGGGGTTTAGATAACCTGTGTCATAACAGCATACTCTACAGCAAATTTGTGTCCTAACAGCATACTTTGCTGCAAATTTGTGTCCTAACAGCATCCTTTACTGCAAATTTGTGTCCTAACAGCATCCTTTACTGCAAATTTGTGTCCTAACAGCATCCTTTACTGCAAATTTGTGTCCTAACAGCATACTTTACTGCAAATTTGTGTCCTAACAGCATCCTTTACTGCAAATTTGTGTCCTAACAGCATCCTTTACTGCAAATTTGTGTCCTAACAGCATACTTTACTGCAAATTTGTGTCCTAACAGCATACTTTACTGAAAATTTGTGTCCTAACAGCATACTACTGTTAATTCGTGTCCTAACAGCACATTCTACTGCAATTTTGTGTCCTAACAGCATCCTTTACTGCAAATTTGTGTCCTAACAGCATACTTTACTGCAAATTTGTGTCCTAACAGCATACTTTACTGCAAATTTGTGTCCTAACAGCATACTTTACTGCAAATTTGTGACCTAACAGCATACTTTACTACAAATTTGTGTCCTAACAGCATACTTTACTGCAAATTTGTGACCTAACAGCATACTTTACAGCAAATTGTGTCCTAACAGCATTCTCTACTTCAAATTTTTGTCCTAACAGTATACTTTACTGCAAATTCGTGTCATAACAGCATACTCTACTGCAAATTTATGTCCTAACAACATACTCTGCTCCAACCTTTTGTCCTAACAGCCTACTCTACTGAAAATTCGTATCCTTTCAGCATAGTCTACTGCTAATTTGTGTCTTAACAGTATACTCTACTCCAAATACGTATTCTAACAGCATACACTATTGCTAATTTGTGTCCTAACAGCATACTCTACAACAAAGGTGTGTCCTACCAGCATACTCTACTGCAAATTCATGTCATAACAAAATACTCTACTGCTAATTTGTGTCTTAACACCATACTCTACTGCAAATCTGAGTCCCATTAGCATACTCTACTGCAAATCTGAGTCCCATTAGCATACTCTACTGCAGATTTGAGTCCCATTAGCATACTCTACTGCAAATCTGAGTCCCATTAGCATACTCTACTGCATATTTGAGTCCCATTAGCATACTCTACTGCAGATTTGAGTCCCATTAGCATACTCTACTGCAAATCTGAGTCCCATTAGCATACTCTACTGCATATTTGAGTCCTAATGGCATACTCTACAGCAGATTTGGAGTAAGATAaaaacagacaaaattaataaaaaagtatttttcctttCCAGCAAATTGACAGAGATGACAGACCCAGCGACGAACTGCATGGCGTAGCAGGACCTTTAAAACCAGCTTATGCTCCAAATCAGGCACCATCCCTGATTGCTAGGCCCCCTACAGCCACTTCTGCATGGCAGCAGCAGTCAATGCCACCTATTTTCCTCAAAAACTTTCCTTCGAGGTCTTTCAGTGGGTCCCTATCAGTCTTAGACGATGAAGATAGGTCAAGGGACATTGTGCCAGATACGTTTTCGACAGCCGTGCCCAACTCATACATACCCTCTGTACCTAACTCATGTAAGCTCTTCCAACCTTCTGTACAAAGGCAGGAAAGTGCAAAATATGCCAACACGTGTTACAGCCCTTTGGAAATGGGTAGCATACAGGCCACAGGGATCATTCTAACCAGGGCCGCCCGCAAACTCGAGGCCACGCCGCCAGCTTACCTACGAATGCCCGACCACCCAAATATCTTACCGTCTTCTCCACCTTGCTATGGATCGCCCCAGCCTCCACCTAACACATCCCACGGATTCAGGTTAGGACGTGAAGTGTCCTCTTATCCTGGTGTGCATAAGTCACATTCGAATAGAGATTTAGTTTCAGGGCGAAATTATAGATGTAATGCCGACCAATATGGTGGGCCAAGGCCCCCATCTGTCGGTTAGTTATAAGTCATGTGGATACTATTATAATTTTGATGGAGGATTGTTGAGGAGCATTGCCCTGTTCCTAGCCTCTGTCCtttataagtgacctttaaacctttaaaacacttAGAAAATCCTAGAATATACAGACCTAGCATAGAAGTCTAATCTCTTTCAGAGTATATTTTCCATGTTTATAATGAAGCCGATATTTTAACGTGAAGGAAAGGTAACTTTTCCTCTCATATGGCATCTGCTTGAAAAATCAAATATCTGATTGCTGAATTCTAGACTGAATTCACATAAAAATCAGTTAAAGTAAAATACATGTGATAAATCTACTTCTTTTAGTAAATTGCTCTACCATGATTCTAATACatatagtgtatgtgacccgtcaaaatgatgtctACATATTTGTGGTTTCCAAGCGTAAATCTCAAGGTACCCCTTTCatgagggtatgactactctcccataTCCGAGGAAGGGAGAGAGACCAAGTGGTCATACATCTGGCATGGCCGCTCAgtgtaacaggaaagaaatatatacttatgtacagcCAGACACACTCTTTGTTGTATAGGGGAGATGATTGCCCCTTCTTAACTTTGATCGAATCAATGTAAGTTTAAATCATAAGTTGCAATATAGTTAGAAGAGAGAATTATTAAATGTAAATGTGGGAATTAGCAATAGTGCCGAAATGAC carries:
- the LOC137617911 gene encoding uncharacterized protein yields the protein MTYLTDSMGLVSSIRQTQIDRDDRPSDELHGVAGPLKPAYAPNQAPSLIARPPTATSAWQQQSMPPIFLKNFPSRSFSGSLSVLDDEDRSRDIVPDTFSTAVPNSYIPSVPNSCKLFQPSVQRQESAKYANTCYSPLEMGSIQATGIILTRAARKLEATPPAYLRMPDHPNILPSSPPCYGSPQPPPNTSHGFRLGREVSSYPGVHKSHSNRDLVSGRNYRCNADQYGGPRPPSVG